The Salinispora tropica CNB-440 genome has a window encoding:
- the lipA gene encoding lipoyl synthase: MPVAQHASTASDGRRLDFVTIEHSAPTTTQAARTATPAPEGRRLLRIEARNAETPIERKPPWIKVKARMGPEYTQLRGLVTREGLHTVCQEAGCPNIYECWEDREATFLIGGDQCTRRCDFCQIDTGKPAEFDADEPRRVGESVVSMGLRYATITGVARDDLPDGGAWLYAETVRQIHALRPGCGVELLIPDFNAVPEQLTEVFGARPEVLGHNVETVPRIFKRIRPAFRYERSLDVIRQARAAGLVTKSNLILGMGEERAEISQALRDLHEAGCELITITQYLRPSPRHHPVERWVKPEEFVELREEAEEIGYAGVMSGPLVRSSYRAGRLYQQARAARGDTTVDILS, translated from the coding sequence ATGCCCGTCGCCCAACATGCATCGACGGCGAGCGACGGGCGTAGGCTCGACTTCGTGACGATCGAGCACTCCGCGCCGACGACCACTCAGGCAGCGCGTACCGCGACGCCCGCTCCCGAGGGGCGGCGTCTCCTGCGGATCGAGGCACGCAACGCTGAGACGCCGATCGAGCGGAAGCCACCGTGGATCAAGGTCAAGGCCAGGATGGGCCCGGAGTACACCCAGCTACGCGGGCTCGTCACGCGGGAGGGGTTGCACACCGTCTGCCAGGAAGCCGGCTGCCCGAACATCTACGAATGTTGGGAGGACCGGGAGGCCACCTTCCTCATCGGCGGCGACCAGTGCACCCGCCGCTGCGACTTCTGCCAGATCGACACCGGCAAGCCGGCCGAGTTCGACGCCGACGAGCCCCGCCGCGTCGGCGAGTCGGTGGTCTCGATGGGGCTGCGCTACGCGACCATCACCGGAGTCGCCCGCGACGACCTGCCCGACGGCGGCGCCTGGCTCTACGCGGAGACCGTCCGGCAGATTCACGCCCTCCGGCCGGGCTGCGGTGTCGAGCTGTTGATCCCCGACTTCAACGCCGTCCCCGAGCAGCTCACCGAGGTCTTCGGAGCGCGGCCGGAGGTACTTGGACACAACGTCGAGACCGTGCCGCGGATCTTCAAGCGGATCCGGCCGGCGTTCCGCTACGAGCGGTCCCTGGACGTGATCCGGCAGGCCCGCGCCGCCGGCCTGGTCACCAAGAGCAACCTGATCCTCGGCATGGGCGAGGAGCGTGCCGAGATCTCCCAGGCCCTCCGTGACCTGCACGAGGCGGGCTGCGAGCTGATCACCATCACGCAGTATCTGCGCCCCTCCCCCCGCCATCACCCCGTCGAACGCTGGGTCAAGCCGGAGGAGTTCGTCGAGCTCCGGGAGGAGGCCGAGGAGATTGGCTACGCCGGCGTGATGAGCGGGCCGCTGGTCCGCTCGTCGTACCGCGCCGGCCGTCTCTACCAGCAGGCCCGCGCGGCTCGCGGGGACACCACGGTCGACATCCTCAGCTGA
- a CDS encoding DUF4191 domain-containing protein, with amino-acid sequence MAKPQEKVSFGQRLKQIGMVFRFTAKQDRWFAPLAFAAVVIPLALTVVAFFVWGWLWIPLGILVTLLSLLIVLNLRSNRAMMNAAEGQPGAAAQIIENMRGDWRVTPAVSSTTQMDMVHLVIGRSGVILLAEGNPQRVRSLLGQEKRRLAKVIGSAPLYDYVIGQEEGELPVRKLRMTLMRLPRKLGRRDINALDKRLKALSARPQLPKGAIPKNMRPPKGAFRQARGR; translated from the coding sequence ATGGCAAAGCCCCAGGAGAAGGTCTCGTTCGGCCAGCGACTGAAGCAGATCGGGATGGTGTTTCGGTTCACCGCCAAGCAGGACCGGTGGTTCGCGCCCCTGGCCTTCGCCGCGGTGGTCATCCCACTCGCGTTGACCGTGGTGGCGTTCTTCGTGTGGGGCTGGCTCTGGATCCCACTGGGCATCCTGGTGACGCTGCTCTCCCTGCTGATCGTGCTCAACCTGCGATCCAACCGGGCGATGATGAACGCCGCTGAGGGTCAGCCGGGCGCGGCCGCGCAGATCATCGAGAACATGCGCGGCGACTGGCGGGTCACCCCGGCTGTCAGCTCGACCACGCAGATGGACATGGTGCACCTGGTCATCGGCCGTTCGGGGGTGATCCTGCTGGCGGAGGGGAACCCGCAGCGGGTGCGCAGCCTGCTCGGTCAGGAGAAGCGTCGGTTGGCCAAGGTGATCGGCTCGGCGCCGCTCTACGACTACGTGATCGGCCAGGAGGAAGGCGAGCTGCCGGTCCGAAAGCTGCGGATGACCCTCATGCGGTTGCCGCGCAAGCTCGGTCGCCGGGATATCAATGCGCTGGACAAGCGCCTCAAGGCGCTCAGTGCCCGCCCGCAGCTGCCGAAGGGTGCCATCCCGAAGAACATGCGTCCTCCGAAGGGCGCCTTCCGCCAGGCCCGCGGTCGCTGA
- a CDS encoding RDD family protein: MTTSADQPVPAPSGVSSRPGLGPRFGALVIDWVLCVLVASIFADPLRDGWAPVAVLVAEYGFFVGLFAQTPGMYLTRIRCVSWTSGGRIGVLRALLRGGMLALVIPALIMDADRRGLHDRAAGSVIAPVVR; the protein is encoded by the coding sequence GTGACGACCTCGGCTGACCAGCCCGTACCGGCCCCCTCCGGAGTCTCCTCCAGGCCGGGTCTGGGCCCGCGCTTCGGCGCATTAGTGATCGACTGGGTGCTCTGCGTGCTGGTCGCGAGTATCTTCGCCGATCCGCTCCGCGACGGATGGGCCCCCGTAGCCGTGCTCGTCGCCGAGTACGGCTTCTTCGTCGGCCTCTTCGCCCAGACCCCCGGGATGTACCTCACCCGGATCCGCTGCGTCTCCTGGACCAGCGGTGGTCGGATCGGTGTGCTGCGCGCCCTGCTCCGCGGCGGCATGCTCGCGCTTGTGATACCCGCCCTGATCATGGATGCCGACCGCCGCGGCCTGCACGATCGCGCAGCGGGCTCGGTCATCGCACCTGTCGTCCGCTGA